The following proteins come from a genomic window of Hymenobacter canadensis:
- a CDS encoding sensor histidine kinase, translated as MNNWLIPVLLATPVLLLLALGIVAFVLRYQRRLLRQQEQLRLAREMGQQQALEAALLAQEEERRRIAADLHDGVGTTLAIVKLHLSTLGQPTHTQEATALLDQAITEVRRISRNLLPAALQKFGLPFALDALARTVPADGATHLTLEQKGQPRRLDPKYELIVYRVVQELLGNGLRHAHAETIHIAVEFGPNTLSVFYSDNGVGFDPALVEAAPLPGARTGHGLTNLRSRVAVLQGTLRYESETGGGSRVWISCPIPYLTTNQAPALSPTL; from the coding sequence ATGAACAACTGGCTGATTCCGGTGCTGCTGGCTACTCCGGTGCTGCTGCTGCTGGCGTTGGGTATCGTGGCGTTTGTGCTGCGCTACCAGCGGCGGCTACTACGGCAGCAGGAGCAGCTGCGGCTGGCCCGCGAAATGGGCCAGCAGCAAGCCCTTGAAGCGGCCCTGTTGGCGCAGGAAGAAGAACGCCGCCGCATTGCCGCCGACCTGCACGACGGCGTGGGCACCACCTTGGCCATCGTGAAGCTGCACCTGAGCACGCTGGGCCAGCCTACGCACACCCAGGAAGCCACCGCCCTCCTCGACCAAGCCATTACCGAAGTGCGGCGTATCTCACGCAACCTGCTGCCGGCCGCCTTGCAGAAGTTCGGGCTGCCGTTTGCCCTAGATGCCCTGGCCCGCACCGTGCCCGCCGACGGTGCCACCCACCTCACCCTGGAGCAGAAAGGCCAGCCCCGGCGCCTCGACCCCAAGTACGAGCTGATTGTGTACCGCGTGGTGCAGGAGCTGCTCGGCAACGGCCTGCGCCACGCCCACGCCGAAACCATCCACATTGCCGTCGAATTCGGCCCCAATACCCTTTCCGTCTTCTACTCCGACAACGGCGTCGGCTTCGACCCGGCGCTGGTGGAAGCAGCCCCACTGCCCGGCGCCCGCACCGGCCACGGCCTCACCAACCTGCGCAGCCGCGTGGCGGTGCTGCAAGGCACCCTCCGCTACGAGTCGGAAACCGGGGGTGGCAGCCGCGTTTGGATATCCTGCCCCATTCCGTATCTTACTACCAATCAGGCTCCTG